GTGGCCGAAACGGTCTTCTGGGCAAGCGTGCGCACCTCGTCGGCCACCACCGAGAAGCCGCGGCCGGCGTCCCCCGCGCGGGCCGCCTCGATCGCCGCATTCAGCGCGAGCAGGTTGGTCTGGTCGGCCAGGCTGTTGATCACATCGATGATGCCCGCCACCTTGCCACTGGAGTGATTGAGCTGTTCGACCTGTGCGTGGGTCGCCTGGATCAGCTTCGACAGACGGCCCATGTTTTCGACGCTGGCGCCGATGATCGCGGTGCCCTTGCGCGCGGAATCGTAAGCCGAATGAGTGGCCGTGCCGACGTCCGAGGTGCGCTGCGCCATCTCATTGATGGTCGCCGAGATTTGCTGGGACGCCGAGGCGGTCTGCTCGGTCTGCATTTCCACCTGGGTACTGTTCTCGCCGAGATGGCGCATGGCGTCGTTCAGGTAGCTGTGCAATTGACCCAGTTGCTGATTGGTGTCGACGACGTGGCCGACGATCTGGCCAATGCCGTGGATCATCCGGTTGGTCGCCTCGCCCAGCTGGTTGAACTCATCCTTCGGGTTGCGGCCTACCGGCATGCGACCGGTGAGGTCGCCGGAGGCGACCCGGGTAAGCAGCTGGGTCACCGTGCTCAGCTGGCTCAGCAGGGTCCGCGAGGCCTGGCTCAGGGTGATCAGCAGGAACAGGGCTACGCCGGTGAAGGTGATGCCCATCATCAGGCTGGAAGAGCTGCGCGCTTCCTGTGCCTGTCTTGCCGTACTGGCCAGCAGTCCATCCTTGAGCATGCTGTTCTGCTCATCGATATGCTGTTCAATCTGCTGTCCCAGCTGGTCGAGCTGCGCTTCGAGTTCGCCAATCTGCTGGATGAGGCTGCGGGCCTGGGCAAACGTCTGGGCGAATCGGCTGACCGCCTGACCGATCTGGTTGTCCTGCCAGTTCAGCTCCTGGATCTTGGCCTGCATTTTTTCAATGGCCGCCTCGGTCTTGCCTGCGTAGGTGCGGTCCGATGTCGCGAGGTAGTTGCGCTGGCCGCTCGAGGCTGAAGCGACGAAGGACTGGATCAGACCGATGCTGACCTCCTCCAGCGTCTCGGTGCTGGCTGACAGCTCCTGACGCAGACCGTCCGCAGGACTCAGTCCCAGTTGCTGGCGCAACGCCAACCAGTTTTTGTGCAGGCCGGTTTCCCTGTTGATGAGCTCCCGGACTTCCTGGGCGCTCCGGGTAATGCTGGTCTGCCCCAGGCCTTGGGCCTGAACCAGCAGCTGCTCCGCCAGTTGCTCCAGGCCGGCCAGTCGCTGCTCGAAGTCGGTGGCGCTGTCAGCCGTAAGCGCTTTGCGCATGGCGCTCTGCCTGAGCCAGCTGTTCATCAGGGCGAAAGAAGCACTGGCATAGCTGGTGGCCGTTTCTCGAGCGCGAAACGAGTCGCTCAATTGCTGGCTGGCCCAGAATGACGAGGCGGCCATCAGGGCCAGGCTCGCCAGGGCGATGGCGATCAGGATGTGGAACTTCTGTTTCCAGGATAGGAAGAGGTGCATGCTAACTCCTCACCGCACGAGTACGGGCGCCTGGGGCTGAAGAGTCGGCGGGCTTTAGGGGAGAGCGAGCGCCGAATCTTCAGTTCCATTGGCTGTCGGCAGAATGATTGGAAGGACCGGCGGCGCAGTCGCCGCCGGTCGTGGTGTGCCTTACCAGAGCGGCAGGGTGTAGCTCATGATCAAACGGGCTTCGTTGATGTCATCGCCAAAGGTGGTGCGCAAGGTCGAGTTGCGCAGCTTGATACCGAGGTTCTTCAGCGGGCCGTCCTGAATCACATAGCCGATGTCGGTGTTGCGCTCCCATTCCTTGCCGCTGTTGCTTGCGCCGACTCGAATATTGTCACCGGACAGGTAGCGGCTCATGAAGGTCAGGCCGGGGATGCCGATCGCGGCGAAGTTGTAGTCATAGCGTGCCTGCCAGGAGCGCTCGTTGGTGTTGCCGAAGTCGCTGATCTGCACGGAGTTGACGAGATAGGCATCGGTGCCGGCGATAGACGGGTAGGGGTCATCACCGTTCATGCGCTGGTAGCCTGCCCCGAAGGAGTGGCCGCCCAGGGTGTAGGTGAACATGGCGCCGAAGGCCCGGTTGTCGAGGTCGCGGAAGTTGCCGTCGTCCTGGCTCTTGGCGTAACGCAAGTCGGCCTTTAAGGATTGCCCTTCACCCAGGGGGCGTAGGTAGGTCAGGCCTGCGACGTACTGCGAATAGATATCTTCCAGTTGCCCGTAGTGGAGGCTGGCGGTGAGTTCAGGGGTCAGCTTGTAATCCGCGCCGGCG
The genomic region above belongs to Pseudomonas benzenivorans and contains:
- a CDS encoding OprD family porin, encoding MTPRNRMAALLILSSGLPGLANADFISDSKGSLELRNFYFNRDFRQDNSRDKAEEWAQGFILRMESGYTEGTVGFGIDAIGMLGLKLDSGDGTAGSGLLPADGSGGSQDEYSKLGLTGKIKYSNSTLKLGDLHVRNPVVQASDARLLPGLFQGGLLNVQEIENLSLQGGQLNRIKALNSSDYTEMSVRRIGGSSESFTFAGADYKLTPELTASLHYGQLEDIYSQYVAGLTYLRPLGEGQSLKADLRYAKSQDDGNFRDLDNRAFGAMFTYTLGGHSFGAGYQRMNGDDPYPSIAGTDAYLVNSVQISDFGNTNERSWQARYDYNFAAIGIPGLTFMSRYLSGDNIRVGASNSGKEWERNTDIGYVIQDGPLKNLGIKLRNSTLRTTFGDDINEARLIMSYTLPLW
- a CDS encoding methyl-accepting chemotaxis protein, whose translation is MHLFLSWKQKFHILIAIALASLALMAASSFWASQQLSDSFRARETATSYASASFALMNSWLRQSAMRKALTADSATDFEQRLAGLEQLAEQLLVQAQGLGQTSITRSAQEVRELINRETGLHKNWLALRQQLGLSPADGLRQELSASTETLEEVSIGLIQSFVASASSGQRNYLATSDRTYAGKTEAAIEKMQAKIQELNWQDNQIGQAVSRFAQTFAQARSLIQQIGELEAQLDQLGQQIEQHIDEQNSMLKDGLLASTARQAQEARSSSSLMMGITFTGVALFLLITLSQASRTLLSQLSTVTQLLTRVASGDLTGRMPVGRNPKDEFNQLGEATNRMIHGIGQIVGHVVDTNQQLGQLHSYLNDAMRHLGENSTQVEMQTEQTASASQQISATINEMAQRTSDVGTATHSAYDSARKGTAIIGASVENMGRLSKLIQATHAQVEQLNHSSGKVAGIIDVINSLADQTNLLALNAAIEAARAGDAGRGFSVVADEVRTLAQKTVSATTDIARIVADFKQQTRSMDELMTDGLALAAESEQHAGQVAESIGEISGSMEQLTAEMNQVVVAIEEISCTTEEIADKMEEINMHVGGTKDLRLTLDQHTQGLSAQVEALSRSARQFRIV